GGCTGCCCTGCTCAGCGCCTCCCGCGCAGCCCTGATTCGCGAACTACGCCCGTTCGAAGGCCTTGCCGAGGGCGACTGGTTCATTGCCCGCACGGGCTATACCGGTGAAGACGGCCTGGAAATCATTCTACCGGGCGATCAGGCAGTAGCCTTTTTCAACGATCTGGTCGGTGCCGGTATCGCCCCCAGCGGCCTTGGCGCGCGCGACACCTTGCGCCTTGAGGCCGGCATGAACCTGTATGGGCAGGACATCGACGCAAGTCACACCCCGCTCACGTCCAATCTGGGCTGGTCGATTGCCTGGGAGCCAGCCGAGCGCGACTTCATCGGCCGCGCCGGCCTGCTCGCGGAAATCGAGCAAGGTGTGCAGGAAAAACTGGTCGGCCTGGTGCTCGAAGAACGTGGTGTTCTGCGCGCCCATCAGGTGGTCCGTGTCGCCGGGATTGGCGAAGGGGAGATCACCAGTGGTAGTTTCTCACCTACGCTGAGCAAGTCCATTGCCCTGGCACGCGTGCCCATGGCCACCGGTGACCGGGCCGAGGTTGAAATCCGCGGCAAGTGGTACCCGGTGCGGGTGGTCAAACCGACCTTCGTGCGCCACGGCAAGATTCTGATCTGAACATTTGACGGCGGGCCGAACCGCTGACCCAATCGAGGAATACAACACATGAGCAATATCCCCGCCGATCTGCGTTTTGCCGAAAGCCATGAGTGGGTACGCCTGGAAGCCGATGGCACCGTAACCGTCGGCATCAGCGACCACGCCCAGCAAGCTTTGGGTGACGTCGTGTTCGTTGAGTTGGCTGAAGTGGGCAAGGCCTTCGCTGCTGGCGATGCCGCCGGTGTGGTCGAGTCGGTCAAAGCCGCATCCGACATTTACGCGCCGGTTTCTGGCGAAGTGATCGCTGTCAACGAAGAGCTGGCCGACAGTCCAGAGCTGCTTAACGAAGAGCCTTACGAATCGTGGATCTTCAAGTTGAAGCCTAGCGACAAGGCTGAGCTGGACAAGCTGCTGGACGCTGCGGCCTACAAGGCTGCGATCGGCGAGTAAGACCGCGCTGGCTTCATCGCGGCTGAAGCCGCTCCTACAAGGTCTGCGAGGCCCTTGTAGGAGCGGATTTATCCGCGATGAGGCCCGTACAGGCAACAACTTTTCCCACACCCTCAGCGATCCCTTCCTAGACTTGTAAGTCTCCACGAGACCCGGTACAGGAAGAGAATTCGCCATGTCCCAGTCGCCGTCCCTGCATCAACTGCACGATTCCAACCCGTTCCTGCGTCGCCATCTGGGCCCTGATGCCACCGAGCAGCAGGCCATGCTCGGCACGCTCGGCCTTAAAACCCGTAGTGAACTGATCGAGCAGACCGTCCCGCCCGGTATCCGACTCAACCGCCCGCTTGAGCTGCCCCAGGCCCTGGATGAGCAAGCAGCACTGGCCAAACTGGCAGGCTACGCCGAACTGAATCAGGTGTGGACCAGCCTGATCGGCATGGGCTATCACGCCACCGTTACCCCAACCGTGATTCTGCGCAACGTTCTGGAAAACCCCGGCTGGTACACCGCCTATACGCCCTATCAACCGGAAATTGCCCAAGGCCGGCTGGAGGCCTTGCTGAATTACCAGCAAATGGTCATCGACCTGACCGGGCTGGCGCTGGCCAACGCCTCGCTGCTTGATGAGGCCAGCGCTGCTGCTGAAGCCATGGCCCTGGCCAAGCGCGTCGCCCGTAACAAGAGCAATGCCTTTTTTGCCGATGAACATTGCCACCCGCAGACCCTGTCGGTGTTGAAGACCCGTGCCGAGGGCTTTGGCTTTGAGCTGATCGTCGACGCTGTGGATAACCTTGCCCAGCACAATGTATTTGGGGCGTTGCTGCAGTACCCGGACACCCATGGCGAGGTGCGTGACTTGCGCCCGTTGATCGACCAGCTGCACGGCCAGCAAGCGCTGGCCTGCGTTGCTGCCGACCTGCTCAGCCTGGTGGTGTTGACGCCGCCCGGCGAGCTGGGCGCCGATGTGGTACTGGGCTCGACCCAGCGCTTCGGTGTGCCCATGGGCTACGGAGGTCCGCATGCGGCCTACTTCGCCTGCCGCGACGACTTCAAGCGGGCGATGCCCGGGCGCATCATCGGTGTGTCAAAGGATGCCCGGGGCAACACTGCCCTGCGCATGGCCCTGCAGACTCGCGAGCAGCATATCCGCCGTGAAAAGGCCAACTCCAACATCTGCACCGCGCAGGTGCTGCTGGCCAATATTGCCGGCTTCTATGCGGTCTATCACGGCCCCGAGGGCCTGCGGCGCATTGCCCAGCGCGTGCACCGCCTGACCTTCGTGCTGGCGGCTGGGCTTGAAGCCAAGGGCATCAAGCGCGTCAATCAGCATTATTTCGACACATTGACGCTGGACGTTGGGGGCGCCCAGGCGGCGATCATCGAAAGCGCTGAAGCCGCGCGCATCAACCTGCGAATTCTTGGGCGTGGGCACTTGGGGGTTAGCCTTGACGAGACCTGCAGCGAAGCAACCGTGCTGCGGCTGTTCGACATCTTCCTCGGCGTCGACCACGGCCTCGACATCGCTACATTGGATCGGCAGGCCCTCCCCGAAGGCATTCCTGCTGCATTGGTACGGCGTACGCCATTTCTTGATCACCCTGTGTTCAACCTGCACCACAGCGAAACCGAAATGCTGCGCTATCTAAAGCAGCTGGAAAACAAAGACCTGGCCCTGAACCAGTCGATGATCCCGCTGGGCTCCTGCACCATGAAGCTCAATGCCACCAGTGAAATGATCCCCATTACCTGGCCGGGCTTTGCCTTGCTTCACCCCTTTGCGCCTGCGGCACAGGCCACGGGCTACAAGGCGATGATCGAAGAGCTTGAAAGCTGGTTGTGTGCAATCACCGGGTTCGACGCCATTTGCATGCAGCCCAACTCAGGCGCCCAAGGCGAGTACGCCGGGCTCATGGCAATCACACGCTACCACCACAGCCGTCATCAGCCCCAGCGCACGTTGTGCCTGATTCCGTCTTCGGCCCATGGCACCAACCCGGCCTCGGCACAGATGGCAGGCATGGAAGTGGTCATCGTCGATTGTGATGACGACGGCAATGTCGACCTTGAGGACCTCAAGGCCAAGGCCAGGGCGGCGGGGGACAAACTGTCGTGCCTGATGGTCACTTACCCTTCGACCCACGGGGTGTACGAGGAGGGTATTCGCGAAATCTGTGAAGTGGTCCACCAGCACGGTGGCCAGGTGTACATGGACGGTGCCAACCTCAACGCTCAGGTCGGCCTGACGCGGCCGGCGGATATTGGTGCCGACGTTTCCCACATGAACCTGCACAAGACGTTTTGCATCCCCCATGGCGGTGGCGGCCCGGGCATGGGGCCAATCGGTATCCGCGCTCACCTTAAGCCGTTCGTCGCCAGCCATCCCGTGGTTCCGGTGCCGGGCCTGGACCCGAACAACAGTGCGGTCAGTGCGGCACCGTGGGGCAGCGCGAGCATCCTGCCGATCAGTTGGATGTACATCGCCATGATGGGGCCGCAATTGGCTGATGCCAGTGAAGTCGCCATTCTGTCTGCGAATTACCTGGCTGGGCAGCTGGGTGGGGCCTTTCCCGTGTTGTACCGCGGCCGTAATCAGCGGGTGGCGCACGAGTGCATTCTGGATTTGCGACCTCTCAAAGCCCAAACGGGCATTACGGAGGAGGACGTTGCCAAACGGCTGATGGATTATGGCTTCCACGCACCGACCATGTCGTTTCCGGTGCCGGGTACCTTGATGGTCGAGCCGACCGAAAGCGAGTCGAAAGCCGAGTTGGACCGCTTCATCGAGGCCATGTTGGCGATCCGTGCAGAAATCAACGAGGTGCAAGAGGGGAACTGGCCGGCAGAAAACAACCCCCTCAAGCACGCGCCACATACCTTCGCGGATGTGCTGGCACCGTGGAACCGGCCTTACAGCCTGGAGCAGGCAGTAGCGCCCAGCGCTCACGTACGCCAGCACAAGTACTGGCCGGCAGTGAACCGGGTCGACAACGTGTATGGGGACAGAAACCTGTTTTGTGCCTGTGTGCCGGTGGAGGCTTACCGGTAATGCTGAATGCGGGAGGGGCGGCGCGGCGCCCCTCCCCACTGGCTGCGGTTATTCAGCCACCGCATTCTTCGCCAGAATGGCATTGGCCAGTTCCATGTCCGAGGCGTTCATCCCTGGGTTTTCGGCACGTGCCTGGCGCATGGCTGCCTCCAGGAATGGCCCACGGATTGCGCCTTCACTGGCCACGAAGCTGCTGGCGTCATCCTGCGCCGCAATCACCATTTTGTGATCCCTGGAGGTGAGGTAAGTCGACCCCGTGGTAGCGCCCGAAGTCAGCACGTTGCGCCAGAAGGTATCGGCCAGGGCGGAGCCAACAGGCAGCGAGAGCAATGCAGCAGCTGCGATGGCGGTTTTGAGACGCATGATGAAACACCTCGAAGGATGAGGGTTGAGGATGCCCGCTTGGATCGTGCTTCACGTAGCCAAGTTCCTTGAATGCAAGGGTTTTTTCCTTAGCCACACACCCTCAATACCTCTTCGGGCCTGGTTAGCCCGCGCGCCACTTTGGCCTCTCCACACTGGCGCAGGTCCAGCATACCTTCATCCACTGCTTGCTGTTGGAGGCTGGCGAGGTCTGCGCCGCTACTTATCCGCGCACGCAGGGCTTCGCTTGGAACAAGGAGTTCGAACAAGCCTGTGCGGCCATGAAAGCCTGTACCGCGGCAAACCTGGCAGCCTGCTGTTGCCCCCCCTCTGCATTCAACACACAGCAAGCGCACCAGGCGTTGTGCCATGACGCCACCCAGCGTTGCCCGAATCAGGTAATCGGCGACACCCAGTTCCTGCAGGCGGGTGATGGCGCTGCAGCTGTCATTGGTGTGCAGGGTAGACAACACCAAGTGCCCGGTAAGGGCCGCCTGTACCGCAACCAGCGCGGTTTCCTGGTCGCGGATTTCGCCGATCATGATGATGTCCGGGTCTTGCCGCAGCAGAGCACGTACGCCGTTGGCGAAGCCAAGGTCCAGCGCCGGCTGAACCTGCAACTGGTTAAACGCTGGCTCCAGGCGTTCAATTGGGTCTTCGATGGTGCACAGGTTGACCTCCGGCGTGGCCAGCAGCTTGAGGCTTGCGTACAGCGTGCTGGTTTTGCCGGAGCCTGTGGGGCCGGTGACCAGCAAGATCCCTTGGCGGCGTTGCAGCAGTGCTTGCCATTGGGCCAGTTGCTCGCCATCCAGGCCCAGGTGGTCAAAGTCTTCCTTGAGCTGTTGTGGGTCAAACAGGCGCAGTACCAGCTTTTCGCCAAATGGCGTGGGCAGGGTCGAGAGGCGTAGTTCGACTTCGCCCTTGCTGCCAGGCAGTCGGCTTTTCACGCGGCCATCCTGTGGCCGGCGTTTTTCTGCCACATCCATGCGGCCCAGGTGTTTGAAGCGGCTGACCACGGCCAGCGTGACGCTTGCAGGGAAGGCGTAGACGGTGTGCAGCAGACCATCGATGCGGTATCGCAACTGGCCTTGATCGCGACGTGGCTCCAGGTGGATATCGCTGGCGCGCTGCTCCACGGCGTACTGCAACAGCCAATCTACGATGTGCACGATATGCGCGTCGTCGGCAGATACGTCGGCTTGGCGCTTGCCAACCTCCAGCAACTGCTCAAGCTCGCCCAGGCTGGCCGGTTGCTGGTGCTGGGCGCCTTGCACTGAATGAGCGAGGTGGAACAGTGACTGCCCCAACTGGCGAATCTGCTGTGGGCTGGCCATCACCCGGCGCACCGGTTTGCCCAGGCTGCGCGCCAGGTCGGCTTGCCAGCCGTTTTGGTAGGG
The genomic region above belongs to Pseudomonas sp. PSKL.D1 and contains:
- a CDS encoding GspE/PulE family protein; this encodes MHTNDDQSLDLGRVLDALQTDRRIDPPAIRQIRELASRHPSRHPLETIAALNLDDRLHPGQPLHLESLCQWLADKVGQPYLRIDPMQLNLAQVNGLISPAFAQRHGILIVSNDPNGITVASAQPYQNGWQADLARSLGKPVRRVMASPQQIRQLGQSLFHLAHSVQGAQHQQPASLGELEQLLEVGKRQADVSADDAHIVHIVDWLLQYAVEQRASDIHLEPRRDQGQLRYRIDGLLHTVYAFPASVTLAVVSRFKHLGRMDVAEKRRPQDGRVKSRLPGSKGEVELRLSTLPTPFGEKLVLRLFDPQQLKEDFDHLGLDGEQLAQWQALLQRRQGILLVTGPTGSGKTSTLYASLKLLATPEVNLCTIEDPIERLEPAFNQLQVQPALDLGFANGVRALLRQDPDIIMIGEIRDQETALVAVQAALTGHLVLSTLHTNDSCSAITRLQELGVADYLIRATLGGVMAQRLVRLLCVECRGGATAGCQVCRGTGFHGRTGLFELLVPSEALRARISSGADLASLQQQAVDEGMLDLRQCGEAKVARGLTRPEEVLRVCG
- a CDS encoding DUF2388 domain-containing protein, which gives rise to MRLKTAIAAAALLSLPVGSALADTFWRNVLTSGATTGSTYLTSRDHKMVIAAQDDASSFVASEGAIRGPFLEAAMRQARAENPGMNASDMELANAILAKNAVAE
- the gcvT gene encoding glycine cleavage system aminomethyltransferase GcvT, which translates into the protein MGQRTLLYDLHLALGAKTVDFGGWDMPLHYGSQVEEHHQVRSDCGVFDVSHMTVIDIDGDDATAWLRKLLANDVARLDGPGKALYSPLLNEEGKVIDDLIAYRTEYGYRLVTNAATRATVLDWLTRQSDGFSVGFEARPDLAIFAIQGPHAREKVAALLSASRAALIRELRPFEGLAEGDWFIARTGYTGEDGLEIILPGDQAVAFFNDLVGAGIAPSGLGARDTLRLEAGMNLYGQDIDASHTPLTSNLGWSIAWEPAERDFIGRAGLLAEIEQGVQEKLVGLVLEERGVLRAHQVVRVAGIGEGEITSGSFSPTLSKSIALARVPMATGDRAEVEIRGKWYPVRVVKPTFVRHGKILI
- the gcvH gene encoding glycine cleavage system protein GcvH; its protein translation is MSNIPADLRFAESHEWVRLEADGTVTVGISDHAQQALGDVVFVELAEVGKAFAAGDAAGVVESVKAASDIYAPVSGEVIAVNEELADSPELLNEEPYESWIFKLKPSDKAELDKLLDAAAYKAAIGE
- the gcvP gene encoding aminomethyl-transferring glycine dehydrogenase is translated as MSQSPSLHQLHDSNPFLRRHLGPDATEQQAMLGTLGLKTRSELIEQTVPPGIRLNRPLELPQALDEQAALAKLAGYAELNQVWTSLIGMGYHATVTPTVILRNVLENPGWYTAYTPYQPEIAQGRLEALLNYQQMVIDLTGLALANASLLDEASAAAEAMALAKRVARNKSNAFFADEHCHPQTLSVLKTRAEGFGFELIVDAVDNLAQHNVFGALLQYPDTHGEVRDLRPLIDQLHGQQALACVAADLLSLVVLTPPGELGADVVLGSTQRFGVPMGYGGPHAAYFACRDDFKRAMPGRIIGVSKDARGNTALRMALQTREQHIRREKANSNICTAQVLLANIAGFYAVYHGPEGLRRIAQRVHRLTFVLAAGLEAKGIKRVNQHYFDTLTLDVGGAQAAIIESAEAARINLRILGRGHLGVSLDETCSEATVLRLFDIFLGVDHGLDIATLDRQALPEGIPAALVRRTPFLDHPVFNLHHSETEMLRYLKQLENKDLALNQSMIPLGSCTMKLNATSEMIPITWPGFALLHPFAPAAQATGYKAMIEELESWLCAITGFDAICMQPNSGAQGEYAGLMAITRYHHSRHQPQRTLCLIPSSAHGTNPASAQMAGMEVVIVDCDDDGNVDLEDLKAKARAAGDKLSCLMVTYPSTHGVYEEGIREICEVVHQHGGQVYMDGANLNAQVGLTRPADIGADVSHMNLHKTFCIPHGGGGPGMGPIGIRAHLKPFVASHPVVPVPGLDPNNSAVSAAPWGSASILPISWMYIAMMGPQLADASEVAILSANYLAGQLGGAFPVLYRGRNQRVAHECILDLRPLKAQTGITEEDVAKRLMDYGFHAPTMSFPVPGTLMVEPTESESKAELDRFIEAMLAIRAEINEVQEGNWPAENNPLKHAPHTFADVLAPWNRPYSLEQAVAPSAHVRQHKYWPAVNRVDNVYGDRNLFCACVPVEAYR